A single region of the Lacipirellulaceae bacterium genome encodes:
- a CDS encoding Gfo/Idh/MocA family oxidoreductase, with the protein MTTPNAPRRDFLKTTLAGAAAAATPYAFTSMARADHHEEKKADKQLIGVIGCGGMAQGNINTVKDLVTVAAACDVDSGRAEKMSNQWGGGKARITEDYRWMLDNKDIKLIHIGTPDHWHTKPLIEAMKAGKDVYCEKPLTLTIDEGKLIRKVQKETGSIVQVGTQQRSTFHLFVKAMAIVNEGRLGKIKRVQAAIGGAPASPAIPVAEPPSNLNWDRWLGPAPLVDYRSRPRENTRPNSNCHYEFRWWYQYSGGKLTDWGAHHVDIANWALKLNGQTEGPESISGTAKHPVEFVNGVPLESDRYNTATAFNFTVKYPGGTEMIIRHDTDNGVLIEGDKGRIFVSRGKLAGKPVEDLKENPLPEDALSKVYKGMPMEQNERRAHWLNFLHCVKQRKDPISDVHTHMDGLNLCHLAGIAARLGRELKWDAANEQIVGDELANSMLARPYREGYEIEMS; encoded by the coding sequence ATGACTACCCCCAACGCTCCCCGTCGCGATTTTCTGAAGACTACTTTGGCAGGCGCGGCAGCGGCCGCGACGCCTTACGCGTTTACCAGCATGGCACGTGCTGATCATCACGAAGAGAAGAAAGCGGACAAGCAGCTCATCGGTGTCATTGGCTGCGGCGGCATGGCTCAAGGCAACATCAACACTGTGAAGGATCTCGTGACGGTGGCAGCAGCTTGCGATGTGGATTCCGGGCGGGCCGAGAAGATGAGCAACCAGTGGGGCGGTGGTAAAGCGAGAATCACCGAAGACTATCGCTGGATGCTTGATAACAAGGATATCAAGCTGATCCACATCGGCACGCCCGACCACTGGCACACCAAGCCACTGATCGAAGCAATGAAAGCCGGCAAGGATGTCTACTGCGAAAAGCCGCTCACGCTGACCATCGACGAGGGCAAGCTGATTCGCAAAGTGCAAAAAGAAACCGGCTCTATTGTTCAGGTTGGAACGCAGCAACGGAGCACTTTTCACTTGTTTGTGAAAGCGATGGCGATCGTTAACGAAGGTCGCCTTGGCAAGATCAAGCGTGTCCAAGCTGCCATCGGTGGCGCACCTGCCAGCCCTGCCATCCCCGTTGCTGAGCCACCATCGAACCTCAACTGGGATCGCTGGCTCGGCCCTGCGCCGCTTGTTGATTACCGTTCGCGACCACGCGAGAATACGCGTCCCAACTCGAATTGTCACTACGAGTTCCGTTGGTGGTACCAATACTCCGGCGGCAAGCTCACCGATTGGGGAGCCCATCACGTCGATATTGCCAACTGGGCGCTCAAGCTCAATGGGCAAACCGAAGGCCCTGAGTCGATCAGTGGCACGGCAAAACATCCCGTGGAATTCGTCAACGGCGTACCCCTGGAAAGCGATCGCTACAACACCGCCACGGCCTTCAACTTCACCGTGAAATACCCCGGCGGGACTGAGATGATCATCCGTCATGACACGGATAATGGCGTCCTCATCGAAGGGGACAAAGGTCGCATTTTCGTCAGTCGCGGTAAGCTCGCTGGTAAACCCGTTGAGGATCTCAAGGAGAACCCGTTACCCGAGGACGCCCTCAGCAAGGTCTACAAAGGGATGCCGATGGAGCAGAACGAGCGTCGCGCCCATTGGCTGAACTTCTTGCACTGCGTGAAACAGCGAAAGGACCCAATCTCCGATGTTCACACGCACATGGATGGCTTGAACCTCTGCCATCTAGCCGGCATCGCCGCCCGCTTAGGACGCGAACTGAAGTGGGATGCCGCCAATGAGCAGATCGTCGGCGATGAGCTTGCCAACAGCATGCTCGCTCGGCCGTACCGTGAGGGGTATGAAATCGAGATGAGCTGA
- the aroF gene encoding 3-deoxy-7-phosphoheptulonate synthase, translating to MKSTATKENIKDTVARVESLGLKPTVIEGSERTVIAAVGEERGAGMESLESAPGVDEVMPIVAPYKLASSELKPEPSVITAGSLTVGGPHIGVIAGPCSVESEEQIVASAFAVKKAGASALRGGAFKPRTSPYSFQGMKEDGLKLLATARDQTGLAIVTEVVSPDDVELVSEYADVLQIGARNMQNYRLLEAAGKSPRAVLLKRGPSATIDEWLLAAEYILDAGNPNVMLCERGIRTFESHTRFTLPLASAPYVQERTHLPIVMDPSHGTGHSSLVPAMARASIAAGADGLIIEVHPNPDKALSDGYQSLNFDQFAETMTGCQKIATAMDRTLGAIA from the coding sequence ATGAAAAGTACCGCGACCAAAGAGAATATCAAGGACACCGTAGCCCGCGTAGAATCGCTAGGACTCAAACCGACCGTGATTGAAGGATCCGAACGCACGGTGATTGCTGCCGTGGGTGAAGAACGCGGCGCGGGAATGGAGTCACTCGAAAGCGCGCCCGGCGTTGACGAAGTGATGCCGATTGTTGCCCCGTACAAACTGGCAAGTTCAGAACTCAAGCCAGAGCCCTCGGTGATCACCGCGGGCAGCCTGACCGTGGGTGGCCCGCACATCGGGGTGATCGCTGGACCTTGTTCGGTAGAAAGCGAAGAACAGATCGTCGCCAGTGCGTTTGCCGTAAAAAAGGCAGGCGCATCGGCGCTTCGTGGCGGCGCTTTCAAACCTCGGACGTCACCGTACAGCTTCCAAGGAATGAAGGAAGACGGCTTGAAACTCCTCGCCACAGCCCGCGACCAAACGGGGCTGGCGATCGTTACCGAAGTCGTTTCGCCCGATGATGTCGAATTAGTTTCTGAATACGCCGACGTCCTCCAGATTGGCGCCCGGAACATGCAGAACTATCGATTACTGGAAGCAGCCGGTAAGTCGCCGCGAGCGGTGCTTCTCAAGCGTGGACCGAGTGCGACGATTGATGAATGGTTACTTGCTGCGGAGTACATCCTCGACGCAGGGAACCCCAACGTGATGCTTTGCGAGCGTGGCATTCGGACGTTCGAGTCGCACACCCGCTTCACCCTGCCACTGGCCAGTGCTCCCTACGTGCAAGAGCGCACCCATTTGCCGATCGTGATGGACCCGAGCCACGGCACGGGCCATTCCAGCCTGGTGCCGGCGATGGCCAGGGCTTCGATCGCCGCGGGTGCCGACGGACTGATCATCGAGGTCCATCCGAATCCCGATAAAGCGCTGAGTGATGGCTATCAGTCGCTCAACTTCGATCAATTCGCAGAAACGATGACCGGTTGTCAGAAGATCGCCACCGCGATGGATCGGACGCTGGGAGCAATAGCTTAG
- a CDS encoding S9 family peptidase — MSSAKQSFSIINGKLALALAFMLLAQPNSTVFAKIKTDSAHPHTNSQEAKLIPRSVLFGNPQKASARLSPNGKWISYLAPVEGFLNVWVAPVDDIASAKPITKDTERDIRGHSWAYTGEHILYTQDKDGDENWHVYATNVSTGETKDLTPVDGVHARIAGTSQKFPNEILVGLNDRNPQLHDVYRVNLETGERELIQENEGVLGYVTDDDFSVRFAMSFTPTGGQLLLKHVEGQEGEAAWEPFMEVGPEDAMTTGPAGFDKTNKILYLQDSRDRDTGALFSLNLETGEKKLISENAKADVGEVLVHPTEKNIQAVGFTYSRTKWEILDDAIKGDLEYLETVEDGELIVTSRTLDDTQWTVAYVLDDGPLKFYRYDRANKKAHFLFSSRDDLDQYDLVKMQTPVIEARDGLKLVSYLTLPPGSDSDGDGRPEKAVPMVLDVHGGPWARDDWGYNSTHQWLANRGYAVLSVNYRGSTGFGKSFTNAANGEWSKKMHDDLIDAVDWAVAEGIAIEDKVAIMGGSYGGYATLVGLTYTPEKFACGVDIVGPSSLVTLLENIPPYWAMFMPVMTVRVGDVTTEEGRAALLERSPLMKVNEIKRPLLIGQGANDPRVTQVEADQIVEAMQSKGIPVTYVLYPDEGHGFSDEANRMSFNAVTEAFLAEHLGGRVEPIGDDFDGASLHVPVGAEGVAGVKEALPAAQLKMPE, encoded by the coding sequence ATGTCTTCAGCTAAGCAATCTTTCAGCATTATCAATGGAAAACTGGCTCTTGCCCTGGCATTCATGCTGTTAGCGCAACCTAACAGCACGGTATTCGCCAAGATCAAAACTGATTCCGCTCATCCTCACACCAACTCTCAGGAGGCCAAATTGATCCCTCGCAGCGTCTTGTTCGGCAATCCTCAAAAAGCATCCGCGCGACTGAGCCCCAACGGCAAGTGGATTAGTTACCTCGCACCAGTTGAGGGATTCCTGAACGTCTGGGTGGCCCCCGTCGACGATATCGCCTCCGCCAAGCCGATCACCAAAGACACCGAGCGTGACATCCGCGGCCACAGCTGGGCCTACACCGGCGAACACATTCTCTACACGCAAGACAAAGACGGCGATGAAAACTGGCACGTCTATGCCACGAACGTCTCTACCGGCGAAACGAAGGACCTGACGCCCGTTGACGGCGTGCATGCTCGCATCGCAGGGACGAGCCAAAAGTTCCCGAACGAGATTCTAGTCGGTCTCAACGATCGCAATCCGCAACTGCACGATGTCTATCGCGTCAACTTGGAAACGGGCGAACGCGAACTCATTCAAGAGAACGAAGGTGTCCTTGGTTACGTGACTGATGATGATTTCTCGGTCCGTTTTGCGATGAGCTTCACCCCAACCGGAGGGCAACTGCTGCTCAAGCATGTTGAAGGGCAAGAAGGGGAAGCAGCTTGGGAACCGTTCATGGAAGTCGGTCCCGAGGACGCGATGACCACCGGACCCGCGGGCTTCGACAAGACGAACAAGATTCTCTATCTGCAGGATAGCCGTGATCGCGATACGGGAGCACTCTTCTCATTGAACCTGGAGACGGGTGAGAAGAAACTTATCTCTGAGAACGCCAAGGCCGACGTTGGTGAAGTACTTGTCCATCCGACGGAGAAGAACATCCAAGCGGTTGGCTTCACTTACTCGCGGACCAAGTGGGAAATCCTCGACGACGCCATCAAGGGCGATCTTGAATATTTGGAAACCGTTGAAGACGGCGAACTCATCGTCACGAGCCGAACCTTGGATGACACTCAGTGGACGGTTGCTTACGTGCTGGATGATGGGCCGCTGAAGTTCTACCGTTACGACCGCGCGAACAAGAAGGCCCACTTTCTGTTCAGCAGTCGCGACGATCTCGATCAGTACGACCTGGTCAAGATGCAAACCCCGGTGATCGAAGCTCGTGATGGACTGAAACTCGTCAGCTACCTCACCTTGCCACCGGGAAGCGACTCGGATGGTGACGGCCGCCCCGAGAAGGCTGTGCCGATGGTGCTCGACGTCCACGGCGGTCCTTGGGCACGCGACGATTGGGGTTACAATTCGACTCACCAGTGGCTCGCTAACCGTGGTTATGCCGTGCTGAGCGTCAACTACCGCGGTTCGACCGGCTTCGGCAAGTCGTTCACGAATGCCGCCAATGGTGAGTGGTCGAAGAAAATGCACGATGACCTCATCGACGCGGTTGATTGGGCAGTCGCAGAAGGAATTGCCATCGAAGACAAGGTCGCCATCATGGGGGGCAGTTACGGCGGCTATGCGACACTCGTCGGGCTGACCTACACGCCCGAGAAGTTCGCCTGCGGCGTCGACATCGTCGGACCTTCGAGCTTGGTGACGCTGCTTGAGAACATCCCCCCCTACTGGGCCATGTTCATGCCGGTGATGACCGTTCGCGTTGGCGATGTCACGACGGAAGAAGGCAGGGCAGCCCTGCTGGAACGCTCTCCGTTGATGAAAGTGAACGAGATCAAGCGACCACTCTTGATCGGTCAAGGCGCGAACGATCCGCGTGTCACGCAAGTCGAGGCCGACCAGATCGTCGAAGCCATGCAGTCGAAAGGAATTCCTGTGACCTACGTCCTCTACCCTGACGAAGGCCACGGCTTCAGCGACGAAGCGAACCGCATGAGCTTTAATGCGGTGACCGAAGCGTTTCTGGCAGAGCATCTTGGCGGACGCGTGGAGCCAATCGGCGACGACTTCGACGGAGCCAGCCTGCATGTCCCCGTCGGTGCCGAAGGAGTTGCTGGGGTGAAAGAAGCGTTGCCCGCGGCCCAATTGAAGATGCCCGAGTAA
- a CDS encoding ComEC/Rec2 family competence protein has product MKRTLITAILTAMHGPTPTPPSRRYNPLLAVAAAFLTGILVDRSIATVTLAMWVALCVLALFLAWRFRRQQAFQRAASFTLIATLCLGGGWANLRWNYFPVNDLGRYAGEQAYPLCCEALISDPVTLRPLPAHNPLRALPASPRSETTISVRRLRNGETWQEVRGECRLRINGEATELSPGQRVRIFGRFERTSPAMNPGSIDWAARDRGRGRLANLYCNQVECVTSTVPSPQDSIVERLRIASEQNLKQHISQDQAPLAAALLLGAREQLSDDEVEAFFQTGVIHLLVVSGLHVGMAAALLLLLARIIRVPWNLALLLTAVAVLTYALVTGMRPPVIRACLMTSLGLAALYVGRPVAVLNLLAAAAIAIGVYNPSEVFNPGTLLSFLSVAALCGLGNWSRLRQTYDPLDELILTTRPWHQRLGTWFGKKGLMLTIASLVAWTTTAPIVARVFHLSTPGTVLVTPLLWPLIAAALMSGLLVIGFGWVPPVGWLLGKFCTFCLSAIQEIVSTAHSLEFGSFYCVGPQTWWLVGLYVGLAIVAWRGLHTIPWRWTAAGLVVWSAFGLFVAGLQRSNDEELHCTFLAMGHGTCAVLELPDGKTLLYDAGSLNSPESASQTIANFLWSRGIIRIDGIVLSHADVDHYNAVPGLLKRFPIGTVYVSPLMFDPLATGGQLNAPEYLREVLAEENIPLREVWMNDRLAVQDEHINIEVLHPPRTGVVGRDNANSITLLIEFGGKRILLPGDLEHAGIEAVMLDAPENVDLLLAPHHGSAGSDPPGFAAWCTPDHVVVSGRNRSRTTLANRSYRAVGAEVLHTSDRGALQFTLTSDDLEVKSFR; this is encoded by the coding sequence GTGAAGAGAACTCTGATTACAGCTATACTGACGGCCATGCACGGGCCTACGCCAACGCCGCCGAGTCGCCGTTACAATCCGTTGCTAGCGGTGGCGGCTGCGTTTCTCACTGGGATTCTTGTCGATCGGTCCATTGCAACCGTTACGCTCGCGATGTGGGTCGCACTCTGCGTGTTGGCCCTGTTCCTCGCTTGGCGGTTTCGCCGTCAGCAAGCGTTCCAACGGGCAGCGAGTTTCACCTTGATTGCCACACTCTGTCTCGGCGGTGGGTGGGCTAATCTGCGGTGGAATTACTTTCCAGTAAACGACCTTGGCAGGTACGCCGGTGAACAAGCCTATCCGCTTTGCTGCGAGGCCTTGATTTCTGACCCCGTAACGCTTCGGCCATTACCGGCACACAATCCACTCAGGGCACTCCCTGCCAGCCCCCGTTCAGAGACGACGATCTCAGTTCGTCGACTCCGCAATGGAGAAACCTGGCAGGAGGTGCGCGGGGAATGCCGGCTCCGCATTAACGGCGAAGCGACCGAATTGAGCCCGGGGCAGCGAGTGCGAATCTTCGGTCGTTTTGAGAGAACCTCACCAGCAATGAATCCCGGCTCGATCGACTGGGCGGCGAGAGATCGTGGGCGTGGGCGTCTCGCGAACTTGTATTGCAATCAAGTGGAATGTGTCACCTCGACGGTTCCTTCTCCTCAAGATTCAATTGTCGAACGACTACGCATCGCAAGCGAACAGAACCTCAAGCAACACATCTCCCAGGACCAGGCACCCCTCGCCGCGGCATTGCTATTGGGAGCTCGCGAGCAACTCAGCGATGACGAAGTCGAAGCCTTCTTTCAAACCGGTGTGATTCATCTATTGGTCGTCTCTGGACTACATGTGGGAATGGCCGCGGCGCTACTTCTATTGCTGGCACGAATCATTCGTGTGCCTTGGAATCTGGCTTTGCTACTAACGGCAGTAGCAGTCTTGACCTACGCATTAGTCACAGGAATGCGTCCGCCGGTGATCCGCGCCTGTTTGATGACCTCGCTTGGCTTGGCAGCACTTTACGTGGGTAGGCCGGTTGCTGTGCTGAACCTACTTGCCGCGGCGGCAATTGCGATTGGCGTTTACAATCCGAGTGAAGTATTCAACCCAGGCACTCTCTTGAGTTTTCTAAGCGTCGCAGCATTGTGCGGGCTCGGAAACTGGAGTCGACTTCGTCAGACTTATGATCCGCTCGACGAGTTGATCCTCACGACGCGACCCTGGCATCAGAGACTGGGGACATGGTTCGGCAAGAAGGGCCTGATGCTGACCATTGCCTCCCTCGTAGCCTGGACCACGACAGCGCCGATTGTGGCTCGTGTTTTCCATCTCAGCACGCCGGGAACGGTGCTAGTAACCCCTTTGCTGTGGCCATTGATCGCTGCCGCGCTAATGAGCGGGTTGCTGGTGATTGGTTTTGGCTGGGTGCCTCCGGTAGGCTGGCTCCTCGGCAAGTTTTGCACCTTTTGTTTGAGCGCAATTCAAGAAATCGTTAGCACCGCCCATTCGCTCGAATTCGGTTCCTTTTATTGTGTGGGTCCGCAGACGTGGTGGCTTGTTGGGTTGTACGTGGGGCTGGCGATCGTTGCTTGGCGAGGTCTGCATACGATTCCATGGCGATGGACAGCCGCCGGGTTGGTCGTTTGGTCCGCGTTCGGTTTGTTCGTCGCGGGTCTGCAGCGTAGTAACGATGAAGAATTGCATTGCACATTTCTCGCGATGGGCCACGGCACCTGTGCCGTTCTCGAGTTACCCGACGGCAAAACACTGCTCTACGACGCAGGGAGCCTGAACTCTCCCGAGAGTGCCAGTCAGACGATTGCCAACTTCCTCTGGTCGCGGGGGATCATACGAATTGATGGCATCGTCCTCTCGCACGCCGATGTCGATCATTACAATGCGGTGCCTGGGCTATTGAAGCGGTTCCCAATTGGAACGGTCTACGTCTCACCATTGATGTTCGACCCGCTCGCAACTGGCGGGCAGCTCAACGCACCTGAGTACTTGCGCGAAGTGTTGGCAGAAGAAAACATTCCGCTACGAGAAGTGTGGATGAATGATCGGCTGGCGGTTCAGGATGAACACATCAACATCGAAGTTCTTCATCCGCCGCGGACGGGGGTCGTGGGGCGGGATAACGCCAACAGCATCACGCTTCTGATTGAGTTCGGTGGCAAGCGAATCTTGCTGCCAGGGGATCTGGAGCATGCCGGGATCGAAGCGGTCATGCTAGATGCCCCTGAAAATGTGGACCTACTGCTGGCTCCTCATCATGGGAGTGCTGGCAGCGATCCTCCAGGCTTCGCCGCGTGGTGCACTCCCGACCATGTGGTGGTCAGCGGTCGTAATCGCTCACGAACCACGCTAGCAAACCGTTCGTACAGAGCCGTGGGGGCCGAAGTTCTGCACACTTCTGACCGTGGGGCATTGCAGTTTACGCTGACCTCTGACGATCTCGAGGTGAAGTCGTTCCGCTGA